The Naumovozyma castellii chromosome 4, complete genome genome contains a region encoding:
- the SPC97 gene encoding gamma-tubulin-complex subunit SPC97 (ancestral locus Anc_5.63), with protein MEVIQIEDRVQLEKLSEPRPILSRLVNYEPLSNTHLKFKPFPLSELSTTEQIRDQEALVVRDLLNVLMGLDGSYIRYNNSFNPISGDIPEFRIAKKMDSSLKALCSRVVKLGKQYFFLCKCFEKWCDLRYGMTLQRLGYEIRQFIQLDYLRFVESLERQFNENATFSIREFIQNIKDTEVIKQLELLYTICHKIEKEMYLRSNADLLEEDFNNFINDLRDELQYKEDIMLATDTSLLPIAKGGIILKIVQKSISENLGDRSSVTFLKSLINNISQNYCQILHEWLTQGLLNDPYDEFMICDAMKNVDTSIANLKFDDRLWFTQYRIRKDGLLPRFESREGNELLFKVLMTGKLLNIIRISYDINELPMNVNNGDIIPNFVELLEGTNLELYVNQWYNRANELCFKLYFDGYDLHSFLQSLQMQYFGYHNGHGILKFLQRNIVDLARNYKGDTTSIENKLFQIFLSERKNSSNHNTSMQFLTLGFDKQPFNEVILQYVQQDISRLNGTPDDDNSEEILHAPNFNNLRSILLNEINHSPSTKTQVKSNIYYLQFNMRVPYPLNIIVNRTCIDQFQIISRYIYLLQYHCKLLDDIWFEVNKNKLWRYRGYSPDVQRNVIRKSRVLHSKMNNFFKNVLQYFTQNVVEREASLMLSLRNSPKYINDFQNLIQECLTNIMTNCCLSQLMEIQLQMFDIAHKFCKFIITLRSKLNQVDPRLQYRSNDYSQEESNTPGYDEDEALKLTSDLSGYINVVYTGFDQHVQAFMEGLHHFYDNRTRLRIREDRNGLGG; from the coding sequence ATGGAGGTCATACAAATTGAAGACAGAGTTCAACTAGAAAAGTTGTCCGAACCAAGACCTATCCTGTCGAGACTGGTCAATTATGAACCTCTTTCTAATACACACCTAAAATTCAAACCTTTCCCTCTAAGTGAACTGTCCACCACAGAACAAATCAGAGATCAGGAGGCCCTTGTGGTTAGAGATCTTTTGAATGTCCTTATGGGGCTCGATGGATCATATATCCGTTACAATAATAGTTTTAATCCAATCAGTGGTGACATACCCGAATTTAGAATTGCTAAGAAGATGGATTCCTCCTTGAAAGCTTTGTGTAGTAGAGTGGTAAAATTGGggaaacaatatttttttctttgcaaatgctttgaaaaatggtgCGATTTGCGCTATGGGATGACATTACAGAGACTAGGGTATGAAATTAGACAATTTATTCAACTGGACTATTTAAGGTTCGTGGAGAGTTTGGAAAGACAATTCAATGAGAATGCTACATTTTCCATTAGGGAATTTATTCAGAATATTAAAGATACAGAGGTTATTAAAcaattggaattattataCACAATTTGTCATAAGATCGAGAAGGAAATGTATTTGCGAAGTAATGCTGACTTATTAGAAGAGGATTTtaacaattttattaatgacTTGAGAGACGAATTACAATATAAAGAAGACATTATGTTAGCCACTGATACAAGCCTGTTACCCATTGCGAAAGGTGGTATTATCTTAAAGATTGTTCAAAAATCCATATCTGAAAATTTAGGAGATAGAAGCAGTGTAACTTTTCTGAAGTCACTCATTAACAACATAAGTCAGAACTACTGTCAAATATTACATGAATGGTTGACTCAGGGCCTATTAAATGACCCATATGATGAGTTTATGATATGTGATGCAATGAAAAATGTGGATACAAGTATTGccaatttaaaatttgaCGATCGTCTTTGGTTTACTCAATATCGTATCAGAAAGGATGGATTACTACCGAGATTTGAATCAAGAGAGGGCAACGAATTACTTTTCAAAGTTCTTATGACTGGGAAGTTACTGAATATAATCCGAATCAGTTATGATATCAATGAATTACCAATGAATGTCAATAATGGTGATATAATACCGAACTTTGTAGAATTACTGGAAGGAACAAATCTAGAACTCTATGTGAATCAATGGTATAATAGAGCAAACGAGTTATGCTTTAAACTTTATTTTGATGGTTATGATTTGCACTCATTTCTACAAAGTCTGCAAATGCAATATTTTGGTTATCACAATGGACATGgaattttaaaatttttaCAGAGGAATATTGTGGATTTAGCCAGAAATTATAAAGGTGATACTACCagtattgaaaataaattatttcaaatttttctcAGTGAGAGAAagaattcatcaaatcaTAATACATCAATGCAATTTCTCACTTTGGGATTTGATAAACAGCCCTTTAATGAGGTTATCCTACAATATGTGCAACAAGACATTTCAAGATTGAATGGAACAcctgatgatgataatagtgaagaaattttgCACGCTCccaattttaataatttacgttcaattcttctaaatgaaataaatcATTCACCATCAACAAAAACTCAAGTCAAGAGTAATATTTACTATTTGCAGTTCAATATGCGAGTGCCCTATCcattaaatattattgtCAACAGGACCTGTAttgatcaatttcaaatcataTCACGTTATATCTATTTACTCCAATACCATTGTAAATTACTCGATGATATTTGGTTCGAAGtgaataaaaataaattatggAGATACCGTGGATATTCACCTGATGTACAACGGAATGTCATCAGAAAGAGCCGAGTCCTACACAGTAAgatgaataatttcttcaagaatgTGTTACAGTATTTTACTCAAAATGTGGTTGAAAGAGAAGCATCCCTGATGCTTTCCCTAAGGAACTCACCTAAATATATCAATGATTTCCAAAACCTAATTCAAGAATGTTTAACTAATATAATGACCAATTGTTGTCTTTCTCAACTAATGGAAATTCAATTACAGATGTTTGATATTGCTCACAAATTTtgcaaattcatcattaccCTAAGATCCAAATTGAACCAGGTAGATCCCAGATTACAATATCGATCCAACGACTATAGCCAGGAGGAGAGTAACACACCAGGATACGACGAGGATGAAGCTTTGAAACTAACCTCTGACCTCAGTGGATACATCAATGTAGTTTACACCGGGTTTGACCAACATGTGCAAGCCTTCATGGAGGGGCTCCATCACTTCTACGATAACAGAACAAGACTAAGAATCCGAGAGGATCGAAATGGACTCGGCGGCTAA
- the PUP2 gene encoding proteasome core particle subunit alpha 5 (ancestral locus Anc_5.64), translated as MFLTRSEYDRGVSTFSPEGRLFQVEYSLEAIKLGSTAIGISTSEGVVLGVEKRATSPLLEADSIEKIVEIEHHIGCAMSGLTADARSMIEHARVAAVNHNLYYDEDIKVESLTQSVCDLALRFGEGASGEERLMSRPFGVALLIAGYDNDEGYQLFHAEPSGTFYRYNAKAIGSGSEGAQSELQNEWHSSLTLKEAELLVLKILKQVMEEKLDESNAQLSCVTKENGFQIYDDAKTAEIIKELKEKEVQENPEEHDVEMTS; from the coding sequence ATGTTTTTAACAAGAAGTGAATACGATCGTGGTGTGAGTACTTTTTCCCCAGAAGGGAGACTATTTCAAGTGGAATATTCCTTAGAAGCAATTAAATTGGGTTCTACCGCTATAGGGATCTCTACCAGTGAAGGTGTAGTGCTGGGTGTAGAGAAGCGTGCAACATCTCCACTATTAGAAGCTGATTCTATCGAGAAGATAGTAGAAATTGAACATCATATCGGTTGTGCTATGAGTGGTCTCACTGCAGATGCTCGTTCCATGATTGAACACGCTCGTGTGGCTGCCGTAAATCATAATCTTTattatgatgaagatattaaagTGGAGTCCTTGACTCAATCAGTCTGTGATTTGGCTTTGAGGTTTGGAGAAGGTGCTTCTGGGGAGGAAAGGTTGATGTCGAGACCTTTTGGGGTAGCATTGTTGATTGCTGGatatgataatgatgaaggtTACCAATTATTTCATGCCGAACCTTCTGGAACGTTTTATCGTTACAATGCGAAGGCAATTGGGTCCGGTTCTGAGGGTGCTCAATCCgaattacaaaatgaaTGGCATTCTTCTCTAACTTTAAAAGAAGCTGAATTATTAGTTctaaaaatattaaagcAAGTGATGGAAGAAAAACTAGATGAGAGCAATGCTCAACTAAGTTGTGTCACTAAGGAAAATGGGTTCCAGATATACGATGATGCGAAGACCGCAGAAATCATAAAGGAACTGAAAGAGAAGGAAGTGCAAGAAAATCCTGAAGAACATGATGTTGAAATGACATCGTAA
- the ENO2 gene encoding phosphopyruvate hydratase ENO2 (ancestral locus Anc_5.62), whose product MLIQSYSKFFLRPQAIHCIKSIHTQSIMAVSKVYARSVYDSRGNPTVEVEITTENGVFRAMVPSGASTGIHEALEMRDGDKSKWLGKGVLNAVANVNNVIAPAFVKANLDVKNQQAVDDFLINLDGTANKSKLGANAILGVSLAAARAAAAEKNVPLYQHLAEISAAKTTPYVLPVPFLNVLNGGSHAGGALALQEFMIAPTGAKTFAEALRMGSEVYHNLKSLTKKRYGSSAGNVGDEGGVAPNIQTAEEALDLIVDSIKAAGHEGKIQIGLDCASSEFFKDGKYDLDFKNPESDSSKWLTGPQLADLYHSLMKKYPIVSIEDPFAEDDWEAWSHFFKTAGIQIVADDLTVTNPARIATAIEKKAADALLLKVNQIGTLSESIKAANDSYAAGWGVMVSHRSGETEDTFIADLVVGLRTGQIKTGAPARSERLAKLNQILRIEEELGDKAVFAGANFHTGFKL is encoded by the coding sequence atgCTTATTCAGTCTTATTCTAAATTCTTTCTAAGACCACAAGCAATTCATTGCATTAAATCAATTCATACACAATCAATAATGGCTGTCTCTAAAGTTTACGCTAGATCCGTCTACGACTCCCGTGGTAACCCAACCGTCGAAGTCGAAATCACCACTGAAAACGGTGTTTTCAGAGCTATGGTCCCATCTGGTGCTTCCACTGGTATCCACGAAGCTTTAGAAATGAGAGATGGTGACAAATCTAAATGGTTAGGTAAGGGTGTTTTGAACGCTGTTGCCAACGTTAACAACGTCATTGCTCCAGCTTTCGTTAAGGCTAACTTGGATGTTAAGAACCAACAAGCTGTTGATGATTTCTTAATCAACTTGGATGGTACTGCCAACAAGTCTAAGTTAGGTGCTAACGCTATCTTGGGTGTCTCTTTGGCCGCTGCCAGAGCCGCTGCTGCTGAAAAGAACGTCCCATTGTACCAACATTTGGCTGAAATCTCTGCTGCTAAGACCACTCCATACGTCTTGCCAGTTCCATTCTTGAACGTCTTGAACGGTGGTTCTCACGCTGGTGGTGCTTTGGCTCTACAAGAATTCATGATCGCTCCAACTGGTGCTAAGACCTTTGCTGAAGCTTTGAGAATGGGTTCCGAAGTTTACCACAACTTGAAGTCTTTGACCAAGAAGAGATACGGTTCTTCTGCCGGTAACGTCGGTGACGAAGGTGGTGTTGCTCCAAACATTCAAACTGCTGAAGAAGCTTTAGACTTGATCGTTGACTCTATCAAGGCTGCTGGTCACGAAGGTAAGATTCAAATCGGTTTAGACTGTGCCTCCTCTGAATTCTTCAAGGACGGTAAGTACGATTTGGACTTCAAGAACCCAGAATCCGACTCTTCTAAATGGTTAACTGGTCCACAATTAGCTGACTTGTACCACtctttgatgaagaagtaCCCAATTGTTTCTATTGAAGATCCATTTGCTGAAGATGACTGGGAAGCTTGGTCTCATTTCTTCAAGACTGCTGGTATCCAAATTGTTGCTGATGATTTAACTGTCACCAACCCAGCTAGAATTGCCACTGCCATTGAAAAGAAGGCTGCTGACGCTTTGTTGTTGAAGGTTAACCAAATCGGTACCTTGTCTGAATCCATCAAGGCTGCTAACGACTCTTACGCCGCTGGCTGGGGTGTCATGGTTTCCCACAGATCTGGTGAAACTGAAGACACTTTCATTGCTGACTTGGTTGTTGGTTTGAGAACTGGTCAAATTAAGACTGGTGCTCCAGCTAGATCCGAAAGATTGGCCAAGTTGAACCAAATCTTGAGAATCGAAGAAGAATTAGGTGACAAGGCTGTCTTTGCCGGTGCCAACTTCCACACTGGTTTCAAGTTATAA